The Chryseobacterium glaciei DNA window TCCTCGCATTATAAGTGTATGCCTCAAGCTGATTTTTCTGAATATTCGCCCAAGGAAGCACAAAATGATTGATTACCAACGACAAACAAGCAATAAACAGAGACGTAATTAAGTACGGCTTTGCAAACCTGTGAAAGCTTGCTCCACTACTGATAATGGCAACAATTTCCGTATTATTTGCCATTCTGGATGTGAAATAAATCACAGAAATAAACACCAAAATGGACAGGAAAGTCATGACCAAGTTGATGATCCAGAAAGGATAAAAATGAATAAGAAAATAGGTTAAATCTAATTTTGGATCTATAAGTTTAGCATTTTCAATTCTCGGAATTTTCTGCTGAACATCGATTACCAAAACTACTACAGACAGCAATATCAACATGAAACTGAAAGTCCCAAGGTATTTTTTAATGATATATCGGTCTATAATTTTAAGCATTATTTTCTTTTTTTTAATGCGTTTTTGCAATTTAATTTAATAGGATTTCATCCTATTCTCTGGTAAGTCGTCCCTTTGGGACTCCTTTTCTTACAATCTTTGTCTAAGAATCGGAACTACAGAATTTTTCCATTGATAGAAATCTCCTGCAACAATATGTTCTCTCGCCACTTTTACCAAATCTAAATAAAATGCCAAGTTATGAATTGATGCGATTTGTTTTCCTAAATATTCTTTAGAAACAAACAAATGGCGCACATACGCTTTTGAATATTCTTTATCTACAAAACTCGTCCCAAATTCATCCAAAGGCGAAAAATCGTTCTTCCATTTTTCATTTTTCATGTTCATAACACCTTGCCAAGTGAACAACATTGCGTTTCTGGCGTTTCTTGTAGGCATTACACAATCCATCATATCAATTCCTAAACCAATGGATTCCAGAATATTCCACGGAGTACCAACTCCCATTAAATATCTTGGTTTATCTTTTGGTAAAATATCGGTAACCTCATCGGTAATTCTGTACAATTCATCTTCAGGCTCACCAACGGAAAGTCCGCCAATTGCATTTCCTTCTGCACCTGCTTCCGAAATTACTTCCGCTGAAATTTTTCTTAAATCTGAATAGGTAGAACCCTGAACGATAGGGAAAAATCTTTGTTTGTGGCCGTATAATTCTGGATTTTGTTCATTCCAATCGATACATCTTTTTAACCAACGATGCGTCATTTCCATGGAAGCTTTTACCTGATTGTATCCACTTGGATAAGCAACACATTCATCAAAAGCCATAAAAATATCTGCACCGATCTGTCTTTGGATTTCCATAGATTTTTCC harbors:
- the tgt gene encoding tRNA guanosine(34) transglycosylase Tgt, which codes for MKFFNIEKTSEGKARAGELMTDHGKVQTPIFMPVGTVASVKTVHQRELKEDIKAQIILGNTYHLYLRPGMETMQNAGGLHKFMNWDLPILTDSGGFQVFSLSGSRKMSEEGVKFKSHIDGSYHLFTPEKSMEIQRQIGADIFMAFDECVAYPSGYNQVKASMEMTHRWLKRCIDWNEQNPELYGHKQRFFPIVQGSTYSDLRKISAEVISEAGAEGNAIGGLSVGEPEDELYRITDEVTDILPKDKPRYLMGVGTPWNILESIGLGIDMMDCVMPTRNARNAMLFTWQGVMNMKNEKWKNDFSPLDEFGTSFVDKEYSKAYVRHLFVSKEYLGKQIASIHNLAFYLDLVKVAREHIVAGDFYQWKNSVVPILRQRL